A stretch of the Dioscorea cayenensis subsp. rotundata cultivar TDr96_F1 chromosome 4, TDr96_F1_v2_PseudoChromosome.rev07_lg8_w22 25.fasta, whole genome shotgun sequence genome encodes the following:
- the LOC120259453 gene encoding protein SAWADEE HOMEODOMAIN HOMOLOG 2-like isoform X2: MGRLPHGGGPVFRFTSGEVVEMEIMLQDLNYVIPSREAICALAAKFSASADRVGKNVVQPKQVWNWFQNRRYAQRTKLIKPPEKSSTTPVPQDDIVSSTNLVDFFSFPSGFISPDTMQMEFEAKSARDNAWYDVSAFIGLRVGETGDLEVRVNFSGFSIEEDEWVNVHKCVRQRSLPCEASECVVVLPGDLVLCFQEGKEQALYFDAHVLDAQRRRHDVRGCRCRFLVRYDHDQSEEIVPLRKVCRRPGTDYRLRGRTLGHVDQHAMAMDSTLAAFPNDPDLKACQPRS; this comes from the exons ATGGGTCGGCTTCCGCATGGCGGAGGTCCTGTCTTCCGCTTCACCTCCGGCGAG GTTGTTGAGATGGAAATCATGTTGCAAGACTTAAACTATGTAATTCCTAGTCGAGAGGCTATATGCGCCCTTGCAGCAAAGTTCAG TGCTTCTGCGGACCGAGTTGGAAAGAACGTCGTGCAGCCAAAACAG GTGTGGAACTGGTTTCAGAATAGGAGATATGCTCAAAGAACCAAATTGATTAAGCCACCTGAAAAATCAAGCACCACTCCTGTTCCCCAGGATGATATAGTTTCTTCTACAAATTTAGttgacttcttttcttttccatcaG GGTTTATTTCTCCAGATACCATGCAGATGGAGTTTGAAGCAAAATCTGCCAGAGATAATGCATG gTATGATGTTTCAGCATTTATTGGCCTTAGGGTGGGTGAAACAGGTGATCTG GAAGTTCGAGTTAATTTTTCGGGCTTTAGTATCGAAGAAGATGAGTGGGTCAATGTGCACAAGTGTGTGAGACAGCGGTCTCTTCCTTGTGAAGCATCAGAATGTGTTGTAGTGCTTCCTGGAGATCTCGTACTATGTTT TCAGGAAGGTAAAGAACAGGCCCTCTATTTTGATGCTCATGTGCTTGATGCACAAAGACGAAGACATGATGTTCGTGGATGCCGTTGTAGGTTCTTGGTCCGATATGATCATGATCAATCTGAG GAAATAGTGCCACTGAGAAAAGTCTGTCGACGTCCTGGGACTGATTATCGTCTGCGAGGGAGAACGTTAGGACATGTTGACCAGCATGCAATGGCAATGGATTCTACTCTCGCTGCTTTTCCGAATGATCCTGATTTAAAAGCATGTCAGCCCCGGAGTTAG
- the LOC120259453 gene encoding protein SAWADEE HOMEODOMAIN HOMOLOG 2-like isoform X1 — translation MGRLPHGGGPVFRFTSGEVVEMEIMLQDLNYVIPSREAICALAAKFSASADRVGKNVVQPKQVWNWFQNRRYAQRTKLIKPPEKSSTTPVPQDDIVSSTNLVDFFSFPSGFISPDTMQMEFEAKSARDNAWYDVSAFIGLRVGETGDLEVRVNFSGFSIEEDEWVNVHKCVRQRSLPCEASECVVVLPGDLVLCFQEGKEQALYFDAHVLDAQRRRHDVRGCRCRFLVRYDHDQSEEIVPLRKVCRRPGTDYRLRGRTLGHVDQHAMAMDSTLAAFPNDPDLKACQPRS, via the exons ATGGGTCGGCTTCCGCATGGCGGAGGTCCTGTCTTCCGCTTCACCTCCGGCGAG GTTGTTGAGATGGAAATCATGTTGCAAGACTTAAACTATGTAATTCCTAGTCGAGAGGCTATATGCGCCCTTGCAGCAAAGTTCAG TGCTTCTGCGGACCGAGTTGGAAAGAACGTCGTGCAGCCAAAACAG GTGTGGAACTGGTTTCAGAATAGGAGATATGCTCAAAGAACCAAATTGATTAAGCCACCTGAAAAATCAAGCACCACTCCTGTTCCCCAGGATGATATAGTTTCTTCTACAAATTTAGttgacttcttttcttttccatcaG GGTTTATTTCTCCAGATACCATGCAGATGGAGTTTGAAGCAAAATCTGCCAGAGATAATGCATG gTATGATGTTTCAGCATTTATTGGCCTTAGGGTGGGTGAAACAGGTGATCTG GAAGTTCGAGTTAATTTTTCGGGCTTTAGTATCGAAGAAGATGAGTGGGTCAATGTGCACAAGTGTGTGAGACAGCGGTCTCTTCCTTGTGAAGCATCAGAATGTGTTGTAGTGCTTCCTGGAGATCTCGTACTATGTTTTCAG GAAGGTAAAGAACAGGCCCTCTATTTTGATGCTCATGTGCTTGATGCACAAAGACGAAGACATGATGTTCGTGGATGCCGTTGTAGGTTCTTGGTCCGATATGATCATGATCAATCTGAG GAAATAGTGCCACTGAGAAAAGTCTGTCGACGTCCTGGGACTGATTATCGTCTGCGAGGGAGAACGTTAGGACATGTTGACCAGCATGCAATGGCAATGGATTCTACTCTCGCTGCTTTTCCGAATGATCCTGATTTAAAAGCATGTCAGCCCCGGAGTTAG
- the LOC120259453 gene encoding protein SAWADEE HOMEODOMAIN HOMOLOG 2-like isoform X3 has protein sequence MGRLPHGGGPVFRFTSGEVVEMEIMLQDLNYVIPSREAICALAAKFSASADRVGKNVVQPKQVWNWFQNRRYAQRTKLIKPPEKSSTTPVPQDDIVSSTNLVDFFSFPSGFISPDTMQMEFEAKSARDNAWYDVSAFIGLRVGETGDLEVRVNFSGFSIEEDEWVNVHKCVRQRSLPCEASECVVVLPGDLVLCFQLGWIHPCCYMPMKVKNRPSILMLMCLMHKDEDMMFVDAVVGSWSDMIMINLRK, from the exons ATGGGTCGGCTTCCGCATGGCGGAGGTCCTGTCTTCCGCTTCACCTCCGGCGAG GTTGTTGAGATGGAAATCATGTTGCAAGACTTAAACTATGTAATTCCTAGTCGAGAGGCTATATGCGCCCTTGCAGCAAAGTTCAG TGCTTCTGCGGACCGAGTTGGAAAGAACGTCGTGCAGCCAAAACAG GTGTGGAACTGGTTTCAGAATAGGAGATATGCTCAAAGAACCAAATTGATTAAGCCACCTGAAAAATCAAGCACCACTCCTGTTCCCCAGGATGATATAGTTTCTTCTACAAATTTAGttgacttcttttcttttccatcaG GGTTTATTTCTCCAGATACCATGCAGATGGAGTTTGAAGCAAAATCTGCCAGAGATAATGCATG gTATGATGTTTCAGCATTTATTGGCCTTAGGGTGGGTGAAACAGGTGATCTG GAAGTTCGAGTTAATTTTTCGGGCTTTAGTATCGAAGAAGATGAGTGGGTCAATGTGCACAAGTGTGTGAGACAGCGGTCTCTTCCTTGTGAAGCATCAGAATGTGTTGTAGTGCTTCCTGGAGATCTCGTACTATGTTTTC AGTTAGGTTGGATACATCCTTGCTGTTATATGCCAAT GAAGGTAAAGAACAGGCCCTCTATTTTGATGCTCATGTGCTTGATGCACAAAGACGAAGACATGATGTTCGTGGATGCCGTTGTAGGTTCTTGGTCCGATATGATCATGATCAATCTGAG GAAATAG
- the LOC120259401 gene encoding uncharacterized protein LOC120259401, with amino-acid sequence MAKNTKLPRGVRTTKPYIWILAIICALLAVAVILTGMVVFIIYIIYQPRLPYLKVPYAHLDKLIYDQSGSLDTELAITIVAENGNARAHASFSDLDFFIKFHGIEIAELVADPFEVQKNSSLVLNYMVPSAMVPLDEGAMTAMDAALRSDRIPFDLVGSAKMRWRVGIFLSVKFWSHLSCRIVFSYANMSSLGLDCSSKSH; translated from the coding sequence ATGGCCAAGAATACCAAGCTCCCGCGCGGCGTAAGAACCACCAAACCATACATCTGGATCCTCGCCATCATCTGCGCATTGCTCGCCGTGGCCGTCATCCTCACCGGCATGGTCGTCTTCATCATCTACATCATCTACCAACCCAGACTCCCTTACCTCAAAGTCCCATACGCTCACCTCGACAAGCTCATATACGACCAGTCAGGCTCCCTTGACACTGAGCTAGCTATCACCATCGTCGCCGAGAACGGCAACGCGCGCGCTCACGCGAGCTTCTCTGACCTTGACTTCTTCATCAAGTTCCACGGGATCGAGATCGCCGAGCTCGTTGCTGACCCGTTTGAAGTTCAGAAAAACAGCTCGCTCGTACTCAACTACATGGTCCCGTCGGCGATGGTGCCGCTAGACGAGGGAGCCATGACGGCCATGGACGCTGCCCTGCGCAGCGACCGTATCCCCTTCGATCTTGTTGGCTCGGCCAAGATGCGCTGGCGCGTCGGCATTTTCCTTTCGGTTAAGTTCTGGAGTCATCTCTCCTGCCGCATCGTCTTCTCCTACGCCAACATGTCCAGTCTCGGTCTAGATTGCAGTTCCAAATCTCATTAa
- the LOC120259257 gene encoding uncharacterized protein LOC120259257, translated as MGTGFDFLTSTMVFLTTPCSLAKLLVIVGVRIMAVVALTWLQLLGSVINFHVDLCCRVIALGVAVVTLPFRILTTLQRERELEVQVNDMRVQLECHVWENRGLEERLERAIRERELIETLFEEIEEAYEKAMDRIDVLENQLQSLKQENLRLCELHGKVLSTKKTEADSDDSLNTWSTGLNQKQMMPKVHGDPLGNLSAKIKHKEDDLNVANLCQFPSQLVSRNTTIDHVLEQRRVVAIHRSLFSSLLSLMVGIIIWKAENPCMPLVAALFTVVAMSLKSVVQFFSTIRNKPASDAVALLSINLFILGILTSPSLPTVAKVLTPKAIKLVDIMLIWFGFSS; from the exons ATGGGGACTGGGTTTGATTTTTTGACGAGCACAATGGTGTTCTTAACGACGCCGTGCTCTCTAGCGAAACTTTTGGTCATCGTTGGAGTGCGCATCATGGCGGTGGTGGCGCTCACGTGGTTGCAGCTTCTGGGATCGGTTATCAACTTCCATGTTGATCTTTGTTGCCGTGTTATTGCTTTGGGTGTTGCTGTGGTGACGCTTCCTTTCCGGATCTTGACTACTTTGCAACGTGAGAGGGAA TTGGAGGTGCAAGTGAATGACATGAGAGTTCAGTTGGAGTGCCATGTATGGGAGAACAGGGGACTTGAAGAGAGATTAGAGAGGGCTATCAGAGAAAGAGAGCTTATTGAGACCTTGTTTGAGGAGATTGAAGAGGCTTATGAGAAAGCTATGGATAGAATTGATGTTCTAGAGAATCAG TTGCAAAGCTTGAAACAAGAGAACCTTCGTCTTTGTGAACTACATGGAAAAGTTCTTTCAACTAAAAAAACAGAAGCTGATAGTGATGACAGTTTAAATACATGGAGCACTGGACTCAATCAGAAGCAAATGATGCCCAAAGTACATGGTGATCCATTGGGGAATTTAAGTGCCAAAATCAAACACAAAGAAGATGACTTAAATGTAGCTAATCTATGCCAATTTCCTTCCCAACTAGTTTCAAGAAATACAACCATTGACCATGTCCTGGAGCAGAGGAGGGTTGTGGCAATTCATCGAAGCCTCTTCAGCTCATTGTTATCACTTATGGTTGGAATAATCATATGGAAAGCTGAAAATCCATGCATGCCACTAGTGGCAGCACTCTTCACTGTGGTTGCTATGTCTCTAAAAAGTGTGGTTCAGTTCTTCTCAACCATAAGGAACAAGCCTGCTTCTGATGCTGTTGCATTACTAAGTATCAACTTGTTCATACTTGGCATCCTCACCTCACCATCACTACCTACTGTTGCTAAAGTTCTGACACCAAAGGCTATCAAGCTTGTTGATATTATGCTCATCTGGTTTGGTTTTTCCTCTTAA